In a genomic window of Lonchura striata isolate bLonStr1 chromosome 4, bLonStr1.mat, whole genome shotgun sequence:
- the CDKL2 gene encoding cyclin-dependent kinase-like 2 translates to MDKYQVLGLVGEGSYGVVTKCRNRENGQVVAVKKFLESDDDAAVRKIALREIKLLKQLRHENLVSLLDVCKRKKRWYLVFEFVDHTVLDDLEASGGGLDYDRVRKYLFQIMRGIAFCHSHNIIHRDIKPENILVSQSGVVKLCDFGFARPLATSGEVYTDYVATRWYRAPELLVGDSKYGRPVDVWAIGSLITEMLTGEPLFPGDSDIDQLFHITKCLGNLIPRQQELFYKNPLFAGMKLPEVKELESLEKRYPKLPPAALDLAKECLQIDPDKRPSCAELLQGDFFNKDGFAERFTQELKQKIQKDARDHQLQKNPKITKRDKDDALEERKTISVQDFSMGPRNKDGKLIKTKPVKADAEKADRSSKLGFLYDSTIHPFKFSPQTNLKDSTSSLDYTKNLGTFIPPINQNFSPTFGMGSGPGNLNYRLDEKSKKYLNPLLKARKPSPVGRCSVSLTPVTNDKPILQASKKKWEFLKTDMRLPELNHLPELRGAEAQQFRFLKKEKRTFAEPRVPSLAAIDLHYSSLASQQPSGTLMPDASEANFPWVEH, encoded by the exons ATGGACAAGTAccaggtgctggggctggtgggggAAGGCAGCTACGGGGTGGTGACCAAGTGCAGGAACAGGGAGAACGGGCAGGTCGTGGCCGTCAAGAAGTTCCTGGAGAGCGACGACGACGCGGCGGTGAGGAAAATCGCCCTGAGGGAAATCAAACTGCTCAAG CAACTGAGGCACGAGAATCTGGTGAGCCTGTTGGATGTGTGTAAGAGGAAGAAGCGCTGGTACCTGGTGTTTGAATTTGTGGATCACACAGTGCTCGATGACCTCGAGGCCTCTGGTGGTGGACTGGACTACGACAGGGTTCGGAAGTACTTATTTCAGATTATGAGAGGAATTGCCTTTTGTCACAGTCATAAT ATAATCCATCGGGATATTAAGCCAGAGAACATACTGGTTTCCCAGTCAGGAGTTGTGAAACTCTGCGACTTCGGATTTGCCCGGCCCTTGGCGACTTCGGGGGAAGTTTACACGGACTACGTGGCGACCCGCTGGTACAGAGCCCCGGAGCTGCTGGTGGGGGACAGCAAATACGGCAG GCCTGTGGACGTGTGGGCTATTGGCTCCCTGATAACAGAAATGCTTACAGGAGAGccccttttccctggagacTCGGACATTGACCAGCTCTTCCATATCACCAAGTGCCTGG GTAACTTAATTCCAAGACAACAGGAGTTATTCTATAAAAACCCCCTCTTTGCTGGCATGAAGTTGCCAGAGGTCAAGGAACTCGAATCCCTGGAGAAACGCTATCCCAagctccctcctgctgccctggatTTAGCCAAG GAGTGCTTGCAGATTGACCCAGACAAGAGACCATCCTGTGCCGAACTCCTGCAGGGCGATTTCTTCAACAAGGATGGCTTTGCTGAAAG ATTTACTCAGGAGCTTAAACAAAAGATCCAGAAAGATGCCAGAGACCATCagttgcaaaaaaaccccaaaatcactaAAAGGGACAAAGATGATGctttagaagaaagaaaaaccatcaGCGTCCAG GATTTCAGCATGGGCCCAAGGAACAAAGATGGAAAGCTGATAAAGACCAAGCCCGTTAAAGCTGATGCAGAGAAAGCAGATCGATCCTCCAAGCTGGGCTTCCTCTACGACAGCACAATCCACCCATTTAAATTCAGCCCTCAGACCAACCTGAAAGATTCCACCAGCAGCCTGGACTACACCAAGAACCTGGGCACATTTATCCCTCCCATCAACCAGAACTTCTCTCCTACATTTGGGATGGGGTCTGGGCCTGGGAACCTTAATTACAG ACTTGAtgaaaagagtaaaaaatacTTGAACCCCTTGCTAAAGGCACGGAAGCCTTCTCCAGTGGGGCGTTGCAGTGTCAGCTTGACACCG GTTACTAATGACAAACCTATCCTTCAGGCAAGtaagaaaaaatgggaattcctCAAGACAGATATGCGTTTGCCAGAACTAAATCATCTCCCTGAGCTGAGGGGAGCAGAAG CTCAGCAATTCAGAtttctgaaaaaggaaaagagaacgTTTGCAGAGCCCCGAGTCCCCTCCCTCGCTGCTATTGACCTTCATTACTCAAGTCTGGCTTCACAGCAG CCATCAGGGACCTTGATGCCAGATGCATCAGAAGCTAACTTCCCCTGGGTGGAGCACTAG
- the PARM1 gene encoding prostate androgen-regulated mucin-like protein 1, whose product MGCCCRLLFLALLLLPAGLGHDSPESPHIPIRSPFLWGGVPVKPDSRDVPTPAPGQPELPLSTGPSGDGTSSRPLEGDGHNASAPVAALSPAPVTTASSPGSVPPASEAAPAPWTANTASLAGSTEDLGAASSPTDTAMPSPPSSLPTHDPTSPPGMGPSPTPMSPAATQLLSKDVPSLGTLAMASSLAMEPTSPPVTEMSPTEAEATASEKTTGVTMEEVPRALSAGSIVAITVTVIVVVVLVFGAAAYLKIRHSSYGRLLDDHDYGSWGNYNNPLYDDS is encoded by the exons GACTGGGCCATGACTCCCCAGAgtcaccccacatccccatccGCTCCCCCTTCCTCTGGGGGGGTGTCCCAGTGAAACCAGACTCCAGGGATGTCCCCACACCAGCTCCAGGCCAGCCCGAGCTGCCCTTGTCCACGGGACCTTCCGGAGATGGGACGTCCTCCAGGCCCCTGGAGGGGGATGGCCACAATGCCAGCGCCCCGGTGGCAGCATTGTCCCCTGCTCCTGTCACCACAGCCTCCAGCCCCGGCTCGGTGCCACCCgcctcggaggcggccccggctcCGTGGACAGCAAACACCGCCAGCCTGGCAGGAAGCACCGAGGATTTGGGGGCAGCTTCCAGCCCCACAGACACGGCCATGCCAtcacctccctcctcccttcccacccacGACCCCACCTCACCTCCTGGGATGGGCCCGTCCCCGACGCCCAtgagccctgctgccacccaGCTGCTGAGCAAGGATGTCCcttccctggggacactggccATGGCATCGAGCCTGGCCATGGAGCCAACATCCCCCCCAGTGACTGAGATGAGCCCCACGGAAGCCGAGGCCACGGCCTCAGAGAAAACCACCGGAGTCACCATGGAGGAGGTGCCACGTGCCCTGAGTGCAG GGAGCATCGTGGCCATAACCGTGACGGTCATCgtggtggtggtgctggtgtTCGGGGCAGCCGCGTACCTCAAGATCAG GCACTCTTCCTACGGACGGCTTTTGGACGACCACGACTACGGCTCCTGGGGCAACTACAACAACCCTCTCTATGATGATTCCTAG
- the RCHY1 gene encoding RING finger and CHY zinc finger domain-containing protein 1, protein MATAGAPEGSEPGCEQGCEPGCEQGCEHYRRGCRLRAPCCGKLYPCRLCHDGAEEHQLDRFRVSEVQCSRCRLLQKAQQRCEGCGSLFGEYYCDICHLFDRDKKQYHCQECGICRIGPKEDFFHCSKCNLCLSLSLQGKHKCIENVSRQDCPICLEDIHTSRVGAHVLPCGHLLHRTCYDEMLKEGYRCPLCMHSALDMTRYWRQLDNEVAQTPMPTEYQNMMVEILCNDCNARSTVQFHLLGMKCQSCESYNTAQDGRCRLSLEEQ, encoded by the exons aTGGCCACGGCGGGGGCACCGGAGGGAAGCGAGCCGGGATGCGAGCAGGGATGCGAGCCGGGATGCGAGCAGGGATGCGAGCACTACCGGCGGGGCTGCCGGCTGCGG GCACCGTGCTGCGGGAAGCTGTACCCGTGCCGGCTGTGCCACGACGGCGCCGAGGAGCACCAGCTGGACCGGTTCCGGGTGTCCGAGGTGCAGTGCAGCCGTTGCCGGCTCCTGCAGAAG GCCCAGCAGCGCTGTGAGGGCTGTGGCAGCCTCTTTGGGGAGTACTACTGTGACATCTGCCACCTGTTTGACCGTGACAAGAAGCAGTACCACTGCCAGGAGTGCGGCATCTGCAG GATTGGCCCCAAGGAGGATTTCTTCCACTGCTCCAAGTGTAATTTGTGCCTGAGCCTGAGTCTCCAAGGAAAGCACAAG TGTATTGAAAATGTCTCCAGGCAGGATTGTCCAATATGTTTGGAG GATATTCACACATCTCGTGTTGGAGCCCATGTTCTGCCGTGTGGTCACCTCCTTCACAG gaCATGTTACGACGAAATGCTGAAGGA AGGCTACAGGTGTCCTTTGTGCATGCACTCGGCGTTGGACATGACCAGGTACTGGCGCCAGCTGGACAACGAGGTGGCACAGACTCCCATGCCCACGGAGTACCAGAACATGATGGTGGAG atCCTTTGCAACGACTGCAATGCCCGCTCCACGGTGCAGTTCCACCTTCTGGGCATGAAGTGCCAGAGCTGTGAGTCCTACAACACGGCCCAGGACGGGCGGTGCCGGCTGTCCTTGGAGGAGCAGTGA